Proteins encoded in a region of the Candidatus Binatus sp. genome:
- a CDS encoding N-acetyltransferase, translating to MPDDRKPIVTVLYPEQYEQAAVALGRAFIDDPTFKPILPDINEPVARAEHLADLFRVMLAIERRHGQPTFGVIEGGRVMGAAVTEGIAHPTTVGFMLAGIPEMPRLVRAIGWSGIVRAMQMFGVLAENHPKEPHLYLQLLGVDPAYQGKRFGGALLDRLKLEAAMRPDIAGVYLETATEANVAYYSGKGYEVLSEIFPLGVRMWRMFQRKR from the coding sequence ATGCCTGACGACCGTAAGCCCATCGTGACGGTGCTTTATCCCGAGCAATACGAGCAGGCCGCGGTCGCGCTCGGGCGCGCCTTCATCGACGATCCCACCTTCAAGCCGATTCTGCCGGATATCAACGAACCGGTCGCGCGCGCCGAGCATCTGGCGGACCTGTTCCGCGTGATGCTGGCAATCGAGCGCCGCCACGGGCAACCGACGTTCGGCGTGATCGAGGGCGGGCGCGTGATGGGTGCGGCGGTGACCGAAGGTATCGCGCATCCGACGACGGTTGGATTCATGCTGGCCGGGATTCCGGAGATGCCGCGGCTCGTGCGCGCGATTGGATGGAGTGGAATTGTGCGCGCGATGCAGATGTTCGGCGTGCTCGCGGAGAACCATCCCAAGGAGCCTCACCTGTATCTGCAGTTGCTAGGCGTCGATCCGGCGTACCAGGGCAAGCGCTTCGGCGGCGCGCTGCTCGATCGGCTCAAGCTTGAAGCGGCGATGAGGCCTGACATCGCGGGCGTCTATCTCGAGACCGCGACCGAGGCCAACGTCGCCTACTACAGCGGCAAGGGCTATGAAGTGCTAAGTGAGATCTTTCCGCTGGGCGTGAGAATGTGGCGGATGTTCCAGCGCAAACGCTGA